Proteins co-encoded in one Flavobacteriaceae bacterium MAR_2009_75 genomic window:
- a CDS encoding homogentisate 1,2-dioxygenase yields the protein MPLYHKLGKIPHKRHTQFRKEDGSLHYEQLFGTIGFDGMSSLLYHLHRPTQVKEIGKTLDVAPRAAVEYNITSRLLKGLDVKPEDDYLESRKTILFNADVHVGLAAPKKSMIEYFYKNADADELLFIHKGSGVLKTLLGEIPFEYGDYLVIPRGMIYQIHFDTEDNRLLVTESYHPIYTPKRYRNWFGQHLEHSPFCERDFKLPQNLKAHDEKGEFLIKVKKQVQLHHMVYATHPFDVVGWDGYNFPYGFSIHDFEPITGRVHQPPPVHQTFETSAFVVCSFCPRLYDYHPESIPAPYNHSNIDSDEVLYYVDGDFMSRKGIDKGYISLHPAGIPHGPHPGTYEASIGKTGTEELAVMIDTFKPLKLTQTALDIDDGKYYKSWLE from the coding sequence ATGCCTTTATATCACAAGTTGGGAAAGATTCCGCATAAGCGACATACCCAGTTCAGAAAAGAAGATGGCTCACTTCATTACGAGCAATTGTTCGGAACTATCGGTTTTGATGGTATGTCTTCGTTATTGTATCATTTGCACAGGCCTACGCAAGTCAAAGAGATTGGTAAAACATTGGATGTTGCGCCGAGGGCTGCGGTAGAATATAATATTACATCAAGGCTTCTGAAAGGTTTGGACGTTAAGCCCGAAGACGACTATTTAGAGAGTAGAAAAACCATACTTTTTAATGCAGATGTTCATGTGGGCTTGGCCGCTCCGAAAAAATCGATGATCGAATATTTCTATAAGAATGCCGACGCCGATGAATTACTTTTCATTCATAAGGGTAGTGGTGTTCTAAAAACTCTATTGGGCGAGATTCCCTTTGAATATGGAGATTATTTGGTAATTCCTCGAGGCATGATTTACCAAATTCATTTCGATACTGAAGATAATAGGTTGCTCGTTACCGAAAGCTATCACCCTATATATACCCCGAAACGATATCGAAATTGGTTCGGTCAGCATTTAGAACACTCTCCATTTTGTGAGCGTGATTTCAAATTGCCCCAAAACCTGAAAGCACACGATGAGAAAGGGGAATTTTTAATCAAAGTAAAGAAGCAGGTTCAATTGCATCATATGGTTTATGCTACACACCCTTTTGATGTGGTCGGTTGGGATGGGTATAACTTTCCCTACGGGTTTTCTATTCACGATTTTGAGCCTATTACTGGGCGAGTGCACCAGCCGCCACCGGTACACCAGACCTTTGAAACCAGCGCATTTGTGGTGTGTTCTTTTTGCCCAAGGTTGTACGATTATCATCCGGAATCGATTCCGGCCCCATACAATCATTCCAATATAGATTCGGATGAAGTGCTGTACTATGTAGACGGTGACTTTATGAGTCGAAAGGGTATCGATAAAGGTTATATTTCCCTGCATCCGGCAGGTATACCCCATGGTCCGCACCCAGGTACCTACGAAGCGAGTATTGGTAAAACCGGTACTGAAGAACTTGCGGTGATGATCGATACCTTTAAACCGCTTAAGCTTACCCAAACGGCCTTAGACATCGATGATGGCAAGTATTACAAAAGTTGGTTGGAGTAG
- a CDS encoding PAP2 superfamily protein, whose product MKYTLTAITALLYLTSFTITSQTPVSNEPTGTDNIAYQWGKIALDATASDTERFKPRPTITSRYLGLIFTSIFDAWSRFDNAAEPVYLSGADRQPLKNRNLKNKEIAISYAAYGALKEYYYSDSLLFKKNMLDLGLDPENESLDPSTPEGIGNLAAKAVIEARKNDGSNQYGKVSGSNGTPYFDYTNYAPINTADENTDINRWQPKYFSDGKGGQYAPSCLTPYWQLVKPITLESADQFRPGPPPMVGSKQLKEEVKEVIELQANLTDEDKALVEFMRDGPQSVQQAGHWLKFAQDVSRRDNHTLDQDVKMYFLTEITAMDAFIASWDSKMFYDYARPYALVHDYYKDKTIKAWGGPGKGVVEMKGQEWRPYSPDVFLCPPFPSYTSGHSTISGACAEVLRLFTGDDYFGGEVELTPGSMTELDEKHFGKPVTLKFPTFTETANMAGISRVMGGYHIQADNIAGLKLGRDVASAAWNFYKIHLGE is encoded by the coding sequence ATGAAATATACATTAACCGCGATTACAGCACTTCTCTATCTTACCTCATTTACCATAACATCTCAAACACCTGTTTCAAATGAACCGACCGGCACAGATAACATAGCCTACCAATGGGGAAAAATAGCTTTAGATGCGACGGCCTCAGACACTGAACGTTTTAAACCACGACCTACCATTACCTCAAGATATCTCGGCTTAATATTTACTTCAATTTTTGATGCCTGGTCGCGATTCGATAATGCTGCTGAACCGGTATATTTATCAGGTGCCGACAGACAACCGTTAAAAAACAGAAACTTAAAGAACAAAGAAATTGCTATAAGCTACGCCGCATATGGGGCTCTCAAAGAATATTATTACTCTGATTCGCTACTATTCAAAAAAAATATGCTAGACCTTGGGCTTGACCCAGAAAACGAATCGCTTGACCCTAGTACTCCAGAGGGTATTGGTAATCTAGCGGCGAAAGCGGTAATCGAGGCCAGAAAAAATGATGGCAGCAACCAATATGGCAAGGTTAGCGGTTCTAATGGCACACCTTACTTTGATTACACGAATTACGCACCCATCAATACGGCTGATGAAAATACAGATATCAATCGATGGCAACCCAAATATTTTTCCGATGGCAAGGGCGGTCAATATGCACCTAGCTGTCTTACACCTTATTGGCAGCTCGTAAAACCCATTACCCTAGAATCAGCGGACCAATTTCGTCCGGGTCCACCGCCAATGGTCGGTTCGAAACAGTTGAAAGAAGAGGTGAAAGAAGTAATAGAACTACAGGCAAATCTAACCGACGAAGACAAAGCTTTGGTAGAGTTTATGCGTGATGGGCCACAATCTGTTCAGCAAGCGGGTCATTGGCTAAAATTCGCTCAAGATGTCTCTAGACGTGATAATCATACGCTTGATCAAGATGTGAAAATGTACTTTTTGACCGAAATCACGGCCATGGACGCCTTCATTGCCTCATGGGATTCTAAGATGTTCTATGACTATGCTCGACCCTATGCTTTGGTTCACGACTATTACAAAGACAAAACTATAAAAGCTTGGGGCGGACCTGGGAAAGGTGTCGTTGAAATGAAAGGTCAGGAATGGCGCCCGTATTCACCCGATGTTTTTCTTTGCCCACCATTCCCTAGTTACACTTCAGGCCACAGTACCATAAGTGGTGCCTGTGCAGAAGTACTGAGACTCTTCACCGGTGATGATTATTTCGGTGGAGAGGTTGAACTTACCCCTGGGTCTATGACAGAATTGGATGAGAAGCACTTTGGAAAACCGGTAACCCTGAAATTCCCCACCTTCACCGAAACCGCAAATATGGCCGGTATATCGCGGGTTATGGGTGGCTACCATATTCAAGCAGATAATATTGCAGGGTTGAAATTAGGTAGGGATGTAGCCTCGGCAGCTTGGAATTTTTATAAAATACACCTCGGCGAATAA
- a CDS encoding C-terminal processing protease CtpA/Prc, with protein sequence MRNILLIVVMVLCSLTVSSQSEQQINNLRTFAKTYGYIKYFHPSDEASDLDWNRFSIYGASQIEKCDSKDQMLTTLKELFGPIAPSANFEIGKQPSKFDVSIIKPQNPENYELAYWQHKGVSTGMMTKGRPYISVRVNRMYETENADRFGNVMTVIGADKYKKKEFRYSAWVKMEEGSTGTGNLWFRVDNSDGSMGFFDNMGARPIKSTEWRQYEIKGQVDSLAQSLFLGCFLQGKGKLYFDNVRLEYKEGNDWVNIPIKNSDFESEKLGSKTDGVQWTKAGNGYAFETGTAVKYEGEKAAVIEFLGDVKEEKGTPVFDYQPRFGELIEEEIGKNLFCQIPLVLYANKDHTFPLGNNIKLKSLKKEVEDSAVDPTQLSVRLGNVINTFNVFQHFYPYFDVVDVDWEAALEEALKRSFTDETDEDHLITLEKFTALLKDGHVGVRHDLVEFFTPPITWEWVEDKLIITHLFEESSELEIGDEVTHINKQNSQDYFKEVQSRISAGTRGWLEYKSNDISLFGPKDSKITLRVNGKVIALNRNKDFYRERRSALPKKESYQVINDSVFYLNLDLLPMDKINELLPQIKNYKSIICDMRGYPNGNHDFISHLLKSNDTTESWMQVPKISFPDQKNLTEYEELNWKMKAKEPYLGDKQIIFITDGRAISYAESFMGYIEGYDLATIIGQPTAGTNGNVNSFELPGGYRISWTGMKVVKHDGSQHHAIGVLPDIYLSKTIEGVKSGEDEFLSKAIDLTRQ encoded by the coding sequence ATGAGAAATATTCTTTTAATAGTGGTGATGGTTTTATGTAGCTTGACCGTTTCTTCACAGAGTGAGCAACAAATCAACAACCTCAGAACGTTTGCGAAAACGTACGGTTACATCAAGTATTTTCATCCGAGTGATGAAGCTTCAGATCTTGATTGGAATAGGTTTTCCATTTATGGGGCATCACAAATCGAAAAGTGCGATTCTAAAGACCAAATGCTGACAACGTTAAAAGAGTTGTTCGGTCCTATAGCACCTTCCGCAAATTTTGAAATCGGCAAACAGCCTTCAAAATTCGATGTGTCTATTATAAAACCTCAAAATCCCGAGAATTATGAATTGGCATATTGGCAACACAAAGGTGTAAGTACGGGTATGATGACCAAGGGAAGGCCCTATATAAGTGTACGCGTCAACCGCATGTATGAAACTGAAAATGCTGATCGGTTTGGCAATGTGATGACTGTAATAGGGGCGGATAAGTACAAGAAAAAGGAGTTTAGATATTCTGCTTGGGTCAAAATGGAAGAGGGTTCTACCGGAACAGGAAATCTATGGTTCAGAGTCGATAATTCAGATGGTTCAATGGGTTTCTTCGATAATATGGGGGCTAGGCCGATAAAAAGCACTGAATGGCGGCAGTATGAGATTAAAGGGCAAGTCGATTCTTTGGCGCAATCACTTTTTCTAGGGTGTTTTCTTCAAGGGAAAGGAAAATTATATTTTGATAATGTCAGACTTGAATATAAAGAGGGAAACGATTGGGTAAACATTCCCATAAAGAACAGTGATTTTGAAAGTGAAAAATTAGGTAGTAAAACGGACGGTGTTCAATGGACAAAAGCGGGTAATGGTTATGCTTTTGAAACAGGTACAGCAGTTAAATATGAAGGGGAAAAAGCAGCCGTAATTGAATTTTTGGGGGATGTAAAAGAAGAAAAGGGAACACCGGTTTTTGATTATCAACCACGATTTGGAGAGTTGATAGAAGAAGAAATCGGAAAGAACCTGTTCTGCCAAATTCCTCTTGTACTTTATGCCAATAAGGACCATACTTTTCCGCTGGGAAATAATATAAAATTAAAGTCATTAAAAAAGGAAGTTGAAGATAGTGCTGTCGACCCAACTCAACTTTCCGTTCGATTAGGGAATGTAATTAACACCTTCAATGTATTTCAACATTTCTATCCCTATTTTGATGTGGTCGATGTCGATTGGGAAGCCGCTTTAGAAGAGGCGCTAAAAAGGTCCTTTACAGATGAAACCGACGAAGACCATTTGATTACCCTAGAAAAATTTACTGCGCTGCTGAAAGATGGACACGTTGGTGTTAGGCACGATTTAGTCGAATTTTTTACTCCTCCCATTACTTGGGAGTGGGTAGAAGACAAACTAATCATCACACATCTGTTCGAAGAATCTTCAGAGCTTGAGATAGGAGATGAAGTCACCCATATTAATAAACAGAATTCCCAAGACTATTTTAAAGAGGTTCAGTCAAGAATATCAGCGGGTACAAGAGGCTGGCTAGAATATAAGTCTAATGATATAAGTTTATTTGGTCCTAAGGATAGTAAAATAACCCTGAGAGTTAATGGAAAGGTAATTGCACTCAACAGAAATAAAGATTTTTATAGAGAGAGACGTTCCGCTCTTCCAAAAAAAGAGTCCTACCAAGTGATTAACGATAGTGTGTTCTATTTGAATTTAGACCTCCTTCCGATGGATAAAATCAATGAGCTATTACCACAGATAAAAAACTACAAATCGATTATATGCGATATGCGGGGTTATCCCAATGGTAACCATGATTTTATTAGCCATTTATTGAAGTCCAATGATACCACCGAGTCTTGGATGCAGGTACCGAAAATAAGTTTTCCTGACCAAAAGAACTTGACAGAATATGAAGAGTTGAACTGGAAAATGAAAGCTAAAGAACCTTATTTGGGTGATAAGCAAATTATCTTTATTACAGATGGTAGGGCTATTAGTTATGCCGAGAGCTTTATGGGTTATATCGAAGGTTACGATTTAGCCACAATTATCGGTCAACCAACAGCCGGAACGAATGGCAATGTAAATTCTTTTGAACTTCCTGGCGGATATCGAATTAGTTGGACGGGTATGAAAGTAGTGAAACATGATGGTTCACAGCATCATGCCATTGGTGTTCTTCCCGATATCTATCTCTCTAAGACAATTGAAGGAGTTAAATCAGGAGAAGATGAGTTCTTGAGCAAGGCGATAGATTTAACCAGGCAATAG
- a CDS encoding CubicO group peptidase (beta-lactamase class C family), with the protein MKRTTLSILIGLLYIISVDAQSLDTLKLDGFFNALEVNDRYMGSFAMSHEGEIIYSKAIGHENSAAQKKSSEETKYRVGSITKMFTSALIFMAVEENKLKLDQTLDTYFLKIKNAEKITVSHLLNHRSGILNFTSVDDYLKWNTQKKTREELLNIIIESPSVFEPDSKAEYSNSNYVLLTFILEEVFGKPYAELVKTRIAQPLELTHTKVGSKIDSTNHEAHSYVYSHTNSWKKQPETHMSIPLGAGAIISTPTDLTKFVEGLFAEKLISAESLEQMKTIKDNYGMGIFQMPFYGKKGFGHNGGIDGFSSVLGVIPEDDLAFALTTNGSRYSNNDILIAALSAFYGKPFEIPTFSNIEVTSEELDTYLGIYASEQIPLKITITKKGNVLIGQATGQPSFNLEATEKDVFEFAQAGVRLEFNPKENTMVLKQGGGEYKYTKEY; encoded by the coding sequence ATGAAGAGAACAACCCTTAGCATTCTAATCGGCCTTCTTTACATTATCTCAGTTGATGCTCAGAGTCTCGACACCCTCAAACTGGATGGCTTTTTTAATGCATTAGAAGTCAACGATAGGTACATGGGTAGTTTTGCCATGTCACATGAGGGAGAAATAATCTATTCAAAAGCAATCGGCCATGAGAATAGCGCTGCTCAAAAGAAATCAAGTGAAGAGACTAAATATAGAGTTGGCTCCATAACCAAGATGTTCACTTCTGCCCTCATTTTTATGGCCGTAGAAGAAAACAAACTTAAACTTGACCAGACCCTTGACACCTACTTTCTTAAAATAAAAAACGCTGAAAAAATAACAGTTTCTCATCTACTGAACCACCGCAGTGGAATTTTGAACTTCACCAGTGTAGATGACTACCTTAAGTGGAATACACAAAAAAAGACGCGGGAAGAATTACTGAATATCATCATCGAATCACCAAGCGTTTTCGAGCCGGACAGCAAGGCGGAGTACAGTAACTCTAATTATGTTTTGCTCACTTTTATTTTAGAAGAAGTTTTCGGCAAACCCTATGCTGAACTTGTAAAAACCAGAATTGCCCAGCCCCTTGAACTAACCCACACCAAGGTAGGCTCAAAAATAGATAGTACCAACCACGAGGCACACTCCTATGTTTATTCCCACACGAACTCCTGGAAAAAGCAACCTGAGACCCACATGTCGATTCCATTAGGTGCGGGAGCCATTATTTCAACCCCAACCGACTTGACCAAATTTGTTGAGGGCCTGTTCGCAGAAAAGCTTATATCAGCCGAAAGTCTTGAGCAAATGAAAACCATTAAAGACAATTATGGTATGGGCATCTTTCAAATGCCATTTTACGGCAAAAAAGGTTTCGGACATAACGGGGGCATTGATGGGTTTTCATCAGTATTGGGCGTTATTCCCGAAGATGATTTGGCGTTTGCACTTACCACTAACGGAAGCCGCTATTCTAACAACGATATACTAATTGCGGCCTTAAGCGCTTTCTATGGAAAACCCTTTGAAATTCCCACTTTTTCAAACATTGAAGTAACTTCCGAAGAACTAGATACTTATTTAGGCATTTATGCGAGCGAGCAAATTCCGCTTAAAATCACCATCACCAAAAAAGGCAATGTTCTCATAGGTCAGGCTACTGGGCAACCCTCGTTTAATTTGGAAGCCACCGAAAAAGACGTATTCGAATTCGCCCAAGCAGGGGTGCGGTTAGAATTTAATCCTAAAGAAAACACTATGGTTCTTAAACAAGGGGGAGGTGAATATAAATACACCAAAGAATACTAG
- a CDS encoding nitroreductase: MVFDIIKKRRSVFPAQYNDKPIAKADIEKILQAANWAPNHKKTEPWRFKVMMGESKEKLGLFLSLKYMENVASPKQMKAKKLIENPKMAGAIIAICMQRDPNESLPEWEEVAATAMAVQNMWLCCAEMGIGSYWSSPPLIKFMDEFFEMEDGEKCLGFFYMGHYDGELEEATRRPIEDKVVWAD, encoded by the coding sequence GTGGTATTTGATATAATTAAAAAAAGACGTTCTGTCTTTCCTGCACAATATAACGACAAACCTATAGCCAAGGCCGATATTGAAAAAATTCTTCAAGCGGCCAATTGGGCACCAAACCATAAGAAGACCGAACCTTGGCGGTTTAAGGTAATGATGGGTGAATCGAAAGAGAAGCTCGGTCTATTTCTTTCATTGAAGTATATGGAGAATGTGGCCAGTCCAAAACAGATGAAGGCAAAAAAACTTATAGAAAACCCGAAGATGGCCGGGGCGATTATCGCTATTTGTATGCAACGTGATCCAAATGAAAGTCTACCGGAATGGGAAGAAGTCGCCGCAACCGCAATGGCCGTTCAGAACATGTGGTTATGCTGCGCCGAAATGGGTATAGGTTCGTATTGGAGCTCACCGCCACTCATCAAATTTATGGATGAGTTTTTTGAGATGGAAGATGGTGAAAAATGCCTTGGTTTTTTCTATATGGGGCATTATGATGGTGAATTGGAAGAGGCTACACGTAGACCTATAGAAGATAAAGTAGTTTGGGCAGATTAG
- a CDS encoding hemoglobin, which translates to MTRIEIKDRSHVRLLVTTFYDKIRKHKILGPIFESVIDDWEEHFEILTNFWETQLFLKRKYHGNPIKAHLEVDQKMDNNITSEHFGLWLNLWFETIDELFEGDTAFIAKNRAQKMSTMLYLEMFKSRPK; encoded by the coding sequence ATGACAAGAATAGAGATTAAAGATAGAAGCCATGTACGGTTGTTAGTTACCACATTCTATGATAAAATTAGAAAGCACAAAATTCTAGGCCCTATTTTTGAAAGTGTCATTGATGATTGGGAAGAGCATTTTGAAATACTTACCAATTTTTGGGAAACACAACTATTTCTAAAGCGAAAATATCACGGAAATCCTATTAAAGCACATCTGGAAGTCGACCAAAAGATGGACAACAATATTACTTCAGAACATTTCGGACTATGGCTAAATTTGTGGTTCGAGACAATAGATGAATTGTTTGAAGGTGATACCGCCTTTATTGCGAAGAACAGGGCGCAAAAAATGAGTACGATGCTCTATCTCGAAATGTTCAAATCAAGACCGAAATAA
- a CDS encoding TonB family protein — protein sequence MVQYFLECIAFQLVFLIIYDFFLKRETFFQWNRFYLIGTYVLSMILPWVKIEALKTTVPDRYYVYPEYLWGANDAVVVANTDSSPFDISWGEGLFICGVMVAIFLFAHKMWRLYRLRKGANIYYFKDFTRVVITNSHMAFSVFKSIFLGDKVLETEHENIIKHELVHIRQRHTYDLLFFELMRIVGWFNPLVYVYQNRVSELHEFIADAEVAKTNKKEHYELLLSQVFQTQDISFINQFFKSSLIKKRIVMLQKSKSKKIWKLKYLALVPMLFGILFYTSCERDLQEEISANTISVNDVESLSAEEEQDFYIRLMENSKQGGEWKLVLKDNHTTIRFTNPPNESSFISGPNGVPIRAQMQLESKVLDGDFNIFDHSSNSMVAVGYGEDVPFSVVEEVPIFPGCENAADPRACFQKKIQRHISKNFRYPEEAQKQGIQGRVSVMFTINEDGSITNIRKRGPHPLLEEETERIIARLPKMTPGVHEGKAVKVPFSIPITFKLSQTNALGANVEMSTNNPQRMSMDDVMDNLNILPFATVDEAPIYPGCEDAADPKDCFTKSIHKHIGKNFRYPQDAQEAGIQGRVAIMFTIAEDGSIQGIRYRGPDPSLEQEALRIIKKLPQMQPAKNNGKSVAVAYSVPITFKLQ from the coding sequence ATGGTACAGTACTTTTTAGAATGCATTGCCTTTCAATTAGTGTTTTTGATTATCTACGATTTCTTTTTAAAGCGGGAGACTTTCTTTCAATGGAATAGATTTTACCTAATTGGCACCTATGTTCTATCGATGATTTTACCCTGGGTAAAGATTGAAGCCCTAAAAACGACCGTGCCCGATAGATATTACGTGTACCCCGAATATCTATGGGGTGCTAATGATGCTGTTGTTGTGGCTAACACTGATAGTTCACCTTTCGATATCTCTTGGGGCGAAGGTTTGTTTATCTGTGGGGTAATGGTAGCCATATTTTTGTTCGCACATAAAATGTGGCGTTTATATCGACTGAGAAAGGGGGCCAATATTTATTATTTTAAAGATTTCACCCGTGTTGTTATCACCAACAGCCATATGGCGTTCTCTGTTTTCAAGTCCATTTTTCTGGGTGATAAGGTGTTGGAGACGGAACACGAGAATATTATCAAGCACGAACTGGTTCATATTCGTCAGAGACATACCTACGACCTCCTATTTTTTGAATTGATGCGTATCGTGGGCTGGTTCAATCCGCTGGTCTATGTGTATCAAAATAGGGTATCAGAACTGCACGAGTTTATCGCCGATGCAGAAGTTGCGAAGACAAATAAAAAGGAGCATTACGAGCTGCTGTTGTCGCAGGTCTTTCAGACGCAAGACATCTCTTTCATCAATCAATTTTTTAAATCATCATTAATCAAAAAACGAATAGTCATGTTACAAAAATCAAAATCGAAAAAAATCTGGAAATTAAAATATTTGGCTTTGGTGCCGATGTTGTTCGGTATCTTGTTTTATACCTCTTGCGAGCGGGATTTACAGGAAGAGATTTCTGCGAATACCATATCTGTTAACGATGTGGAAAGTCTTTCAGCGGAAGAAGAACAAGATTTTTACATTCGATTAATGGAGAACTCCAAGCAGGGAGGGGAGTGGAAGTTGGTCTTGAAAGATAATCATACCACGATTAGATTTACCAACCCACCGAACGAGAGTTCGTTTATCTCTGGCCCCAACGGAGTGCCTATAAGGGCGCAAATGCAATTGGAGTCTAAAGTTTTAGATGGTGACTTTAATATTTTTGACCACAGCTCAAACAGTATGGTAGCTGTTGGCTATGGTGAAGATGTTCCCTTTTCTGTAGTAGAGGAGGTACCTATTTTTCCCGGTTGTGAAAATGCGGCGGACCCTAGAGCTTGTTTTCAAAAAAAAATACAAAGGCATATAAGCAAAAATTTTAGGTATCCAGAAGAAGCACAAAAGCAGGGCATTCAGGGACGCGTATCTGTAATGTTCACGATAAATGAAGACGGAAGTATTACCAATATAAGAAAGCGAGGGCCACACCCACTTTTGGAAGAGGAGACCGAAAGAATCATTGCTCGTTTGCCTAAAATGACGCCGGGGGTGCACGAGGGAAAAGCGGTGAAAGTACCTTTTTCAATACCGATTACTTTTAAATTGTCTCAAACCAACGCCTTAGGGGCAAATGTGGAAATGTCAACTAATAACCCGCAGCGCATGTCTATGGATGACGTAATGGATAATTTGAATATATTGCCTTTTGCCACAGTTGATGAAGCTCCTATTTATCCCGGTTGTGAAGATGCCGCTGATCCAAAGGATTGTTTTACAAAAAGCATACATAAACATATCGGTAAAAATTTTAGGTACCCCCAAGATGCTCAAGAAGCAGGTATACAGGGTAGGGTGGCCATAATGTTCACCATTGCCGAAGATGGAAGCATTCAAGGCATTCGTTATCGAGGTCCGGACCCTTCTTTGGAGCAAGAAGCCCTAAGAATCATAAAGAAATTACCGCAAATGCAACCGGCCAAGAACAATGGCAAAAGTGTGGCGGTAGCGTATTCAGTGCCTATAACTTTTAAATTACAGTAA
- a CDS encoding putative transcriptional regulator, with amino-acid sequence MKQLTKAEEEVMQMLWKLEKCNVAAIIEELPEPKPAYNTVSTIVRILESKGFVDHEKEGKGYLYFPLVKKSDYSNQSINKLVDGYFQGSFKSMVSFFMKKNDMSLKELESILKDIKKPDETEEQNQKSDK; translated from the coding sequence ATGAAACAGTTAACAAAGGCAGAAGAAGAGGTGATGCAGATGTTGTGGAAACTCGAGAAATGTAATGTTGCGGCGATTATTGAAGAGCTTCCAGAACCTAAGCCGGCCTATAATACGGTGTCGACCATTGTAAGGATATTGGAAAGCAAAGGCTTTGTTGACCATGAAAAGGAAGGAAAGGGATATCTGTACTTTCCTCTGGTTAAAAAATCGGATTACAGCAATCAGAGTATTAACAAATTGGTAGATGGATATTTTCAGGGTTCTTTCAAAAGTATGGTCTCTTTCTTTATGAAAAAGAACGACATGAGTCTGAAAGAGCTAGAATCGATACTTAAGGATATTAAAAAACCGGACGAAACTGAGGAACAAAATCAAAAATCGGACAAATAA
- a CDS encoding NADH dehydrogenase, with protein sequence MNLPRTDKKRLVIIGGGFAGISLAKKLKDLDVQLVLIDKHNYHTFQPLLYQVSTSGLEPDSIAYPIRKVLKRLHNFHFRLASVEHIDAENRNITTNIGNLTYDYLVIATGTKTNFFGNEEVAKNAMPMKNVPQALNIRSYMLQNFEKADDSEDYDERKSLLNFCVVGGGPTGVELSGALAELKQNVFPKDYRHLNIDEMEIHLFEGADRLLPPMSEHASEKATAFLEELDVQIHLNTLVSNYDGETVTLSDDSTMRSKNLVWAAGVTGAKIEGLKAESLVEKLNRFKVDRFNRIEGYDTIFAIGDIAYMETEEYKAGHPQVAQPAIQQGEHLADNLVHLIKGEPMKPFSYNDKGTMATVGRNRAVVDLKKLKFSGFFAWFVWMFVHLMALVGFRNRVVVFFNWAYNYINYDKAARLIVRPYKTRA encoded by the coding sequence ATGAATCTACCCCGAACCGACAAAAAAAGATTGGTCATTATAGGCGGTGGTTTTGCCGGAATTTCTTTGGCAAAAAAATTGAAAGACCTTGATGTTCAACTAGTACTCATCGATAAGCATAATTACCATACTTTTCAGCCCTTATTATATCAAGTATCGACAAGTGGGTTAGAACCTGATTCTATTGCTTACCCTATTAGAAAAGTGCTTAAGCGCCTGCATAACTTCCATTTTCGTTTGGCTTCGGTAGAACATATTGATGCGGAAAACCGTAATATAACTACTAACATAGGTAATCTTACTTATGATTATTTGGTAATTGCAACCGGCACTAAAACCAATTTTTTTGGCAATGAAGAGGTGGCCAAGAATGCCATGCCCATGAAAAATGTGCCTCAGGCATTAAATATTCGAAGTTACATGTTGCAGAATTTTGAGAAAGCAGATGATTCCGAAGATTATGACGAACGAAAGTCACTTCTCAACTTTTGTGTCGTGGGGGGAGGTCCGACAGGAGTAGAACTGTCGGGTGCGCTAGCGGAATTGAAACAAAATGTTTTCCCTAAAGATTATAGGCATTTGAATATTGACGAGATGGAAATTCATCTATTCGAAGGCGCTGATAGATTACTGCCTCCCATGAGCGAACATGCTTCGGAAAAGGCTACTGCTTTCTTAGAAGAGTTAGATGTTCAAATACATTTAAATACATTGGTCAGTAATTATGACGGAGAAACCGTGACCCTTAGTGACGATTCGACCATGCGCAGTAAGAATCTGGTTTGGGCGGCAGGTGTGACCGGCGCTAAAATAGAAGGACTCAAGGCTGAATCTTTGGTTGAAAAATTAAATAGATTCAAGGTCGACAGGTTCAATAGAATTGAGGGATACGATACTATTTTTGCCATAGGAGACATTGCATATATGGAAACCGAAGAGTACAAAGCTGGGCACCCTCAGGTTGCACAACCTGCCATACAGCAAGGGGAGCACTTAGCTGATAATCTCGTTCACCTGATTAAGGGTGAGCCTATGAAGCCTTTCTCGTATAATGATAAAGGCACTATGGCTACGGTGGGTAGAAATCGAGCGGTAGTCGATTTGAAAAAGCTCAAGTTTTCTGGCTTTTTTGCTTGGTTCGTTTGGATGTTCGTTCACCTAATGGCGTTGGTAGGTTTTAGAAATAGGGTAGTTGTATTCTTTAACTGGGCCTATAACTACATTAATTACGATAAGGCTGCTCGCCTTATAGTCAGACCCTATAAGACGAGGGCATAG